The Mesotoga sp. UBA6090 sequence GCACTTGTGAGAATCGTTGGGGCCTTGACTTCGGCAATCTTGATTGGCTTAATGATGCAGAGCATCTTTAGAGAAAAGGGATCAGGAGGTTTTGCGACTCAGGAATCGGATGATCAGGTTTCTTGGCCCGAGGCGATTGGTTTTCTGGGTCTCCAGATGACTTTCTTAATTGTTGGCGGGCTGGCTATCAACCCGATTGTTAAGTCATCAATACTGATTATCTCCGCTATTGCAGTTTTTGTGATGGCTATACGTTTCAAGGGAGAACTGAGAAATCAGTGGATAGGTGAAACATGGGATTTTGCAAAGAAGATCCTGCCGTATCTTTTCTTTGGGGTCTTTGCCGCTGGAATAATATCCAGCGCGCTTCCGCAAAGTTTCGTGGAATCGCTTCTTGGAGGTAACAGGCTCGGCTCAACTCTCTTCGCATCCGTCTTTGGAGCTTTCATGTATTTTGCGACTCTGACCGAAGTGCCTATCGTCCAGTCGCTCATGTCTCTGGGAATGGGCAAAGGTCCTGCCCTGGCGCTCTTCATGGCTGGTAACTCACTTAGTTTGCCTAGCATGATAGTTATCACAAGACTTCTCGGAAAGAAGAGAGCATTCACTTACTTTGGACTGGTAGTGGTATTCTCCACACTGTGGGGATTCATATATGGAAATCTATTTTAGGATTAAGGAGGTTGCACAATGAAGATCGAAATCTTTGGTTCAGGCTGTCCGAGGTGCAAGCAGACAGAAAAGATTATGAAGATGGCCGTTGAAGAGATGGGTTCAGATGCGATAGTGGAGAAGGTAACAGACATGATGGTGATTATGGAGAAGGGAATAGTATCGACTCCCGCTGTCGCAGTGGACGGGAAGATCGTTCTATCAGGGAAGATACCCTCACTAGATGAGGCGAAGAGACTTATCAAGGGTTGAATGAAGAGATGTTTAGATGATAGATTAGTGGAGGGGGTGGCCCCTCCATTTTTCAACCATGTGGCTGGAGGTCAAGAATGAAAGTGGTAGCCTTTAATGGAAGTCCGCGCATTGATGGAAACACCTCTAAGATGATTGAAGAAGTCTTCGCCGTTCTAAATGATGAAGGAATAGATACCGAGATAGTCCAAATTGGCGGTAGTCGTGTAATGGGATGCACTGCCTGCAATGTTTGCTTCGAGACGAAGAACAAGAGATGCGCAATTGATGATGATTATGTGAACGGTTGCATAGAAAAGATGCTTGATGCAGACGGAATTATCTTTGGGACGCCAACGTATTTTGCAGATCTCTCGCCCGAGGTGAAGGCTCTGATTGACAGAGCTGGAATGGTGGCGCTTGCCAACAACGCTATGTTCAAGAGAAAAGTGGGTGCGGCCGTAGTAGCGGTTCGAAGAGGAGGATCGATTCACGCATTCGATTCTGTCAATCACTTTTTCCTTATCTCTCAGATGATAATTCCCGGTTCATCATACTGGAATCTCTCGATAGCCTGGCGAAAAGGGGATTTCGAGAAGGATAAAGAGGGAATTCGAACGATGAGGGTTCTCGGCGAAAACATGGCCTGGTTGCTAGGAAAGATCCATGAGTAGTCTGTTGTCTTGAGAACCTTTGTCAGAATTTCTACCGAACTGGAATAGGTGGCAGGCTCTCTCTGAAAGAGCATACGGCTGACAAGGCTCTAAATAGAAAACAGCTACACTATCTGCTTCTTTATGAGAAGCTGGTTTCACTGAGTATTTCATGACACTTCATATTACACTTCTAAACGAAACTCGATTTCCCCCTATGACCTATGGTTGTTTCGTTTCTTGCAGACAAGATTTCAGCATTCGAGTCCTATTTCCGACTCTTTGAAAAGGGCGTTTCGAGAGCGAAAAGTGGTATCTTGTTTGTATGTTTGTTGTTGTGTTGGAGGTGTGAAAGTGAACGCGTGGATAGAAACTCTTGGATCGATAAGCTTCATT is a genomic window containing:
- a CDS encoding permease, with translation MEKDSKKEVTRFGLLAAGFLVFYFLPFGSQYVQDAIISGFTMLGSYAREHVLLCLVPAFFIAGTITVFIRKDAILKLLGPDARKIISYPIASVSGGILAVCSCTILPLFGGIYKRGAGLGPAVAFLFSGPAINVAAIFLTGSAIGWEIALVRIVGALTSAILIGLMMQSIFREKGSGGFATQESDDQVSWPEAIGFLGLQMTFLIVGGLAINPIVKSSILIISAIAVFVMAIRFKGELRNQWIGETWDFAKKILPYLFFGVFAAGIISSALPQSFVESLLGGNRLGSTLFASVFGAFMYFATLTEVPIVQSLMSLGMGKGPALALFMAGNSLSLPSMIVITRLLGKKRAFTYFGLVVVFSTLWGFIYGNLF
- a CDS encoding flavodoxin family protein, which codes for MKVVAFNGSPRIDGNTSKMIEEVFAVLNDEGIDTEIVQIGGSRVMGCTACNVCFETKNKRCAIDDDYVNGCIEKMLDADGIIFGTPTYFADLSPEVKALIDRAGMVALANNAMFKRKVGAAVVAVRRGGSIHAFDSVNHFFLISQMIIPGSSYWNLSIAWRKGDFEKDKEGIRTMRVLGENMAWLLGKIHE
- a CDS encoding thioredoxin family protein, whose translation is MKIEIFGSGCPRCKQTEKIMKMAVEEMGSDAIVEKVTDMMVIMEKGIVSTPAVAVDGKIVLSGKIPSLDEAKRLIKG